In Kitasatospora sp. NBC_00240, the following are encoded in one genomic region:
- a CDS encoding GtrA family protein, with product MPSPTQRALARVPARIRPLLVKHRKLVKFLLVGSTCFVLTMVVNLSLKLTVLQHKPVVALTVATVVATVVSYVLNRQWSFRANGKQREAVLFFVVSAVAVLVNDVPLIVSRYLLDLREPDVSSFTQEAADFLSGMVVGTLLAMVFRYWAMQRWVFVHLADPAAAPQERPARVPQA from the coding sequence ATGCCGTCCCCCACCCAGCGCGCCCTGGCCCGAGTCCCGGCCCGGATCCGCCCGCTTCTGGTGAAGCACCGCAAGCTGGTGAAGTTCCTGCTGGTCGGAAGCACCTGCTTCGTCCTGACCATGGTGGTGAACCTCTCGCTGAAGCTCACCGTGCTCCAGCACAAGCCGGTCGTGGCGCTCACCGTCGCGACCGTCGTCGCCACCGTCGTCTCCTACGTGCTGAACCGGCAGTGGTCCTTCCGGGCGAACGGCAAGCAGCGCGAGGCCGTCCTGTTCTTCGTCGTCAGCGCGGTGGCGGTGCTGGTCAACGACGTGCCGCTGATCGTCTCCCGCTACCTGCTCGACCTGCGTGAGCCGGACGTCAGCTCCTTCACCCAGGAGGCCGCCGACTTCCTCAGCGGCATGGTCGTCGGCACCCTGCTGGCCATGGTGTTCCGCTACTGGGCGATGCAGCGCTGGGTCTTCGTGCACCTGGCCGACCCCGCGGCGGCCCCGCAGGAGCGGCCCGCGCGGGTCCCGCAGGCCTGA